A stretch of Flexivirga aerilata DNA encodes these proteins:
- a CDS encoding protein kinase domain-containing protein, which yields MQRTGGTVVGGRYQLTSRIAGGGMGEVWRATDRVLERPVAVKLLRATLTDDPAFLARFRVEARNAAKLSHGNIAQVHDYGEDGGTAFLVLELVDGRPLSQLIAAEAPLAEADAVHLLVQAATALHAAHAKGIVHRDVKPANIVVDDESTAKLTDFGIARALDASSMTRAGEVMGTPQYLAPEAATGKEATAQSDVYSLGVVAYELLVGRLPYSSDTAVGFALAHVNEPVPALPPTVHPALREVVQAAMSKHPDERPRGGSDFARRLQESLAATPVSNVGPVRVAHLPPVGRSAETTSVVAGAPGVTGVDEADEAVEAGGVTGEGAADGAPDDRSGGLPASTDTPQPARTLARGQNSVLSTHRLTVQVEAAGDPRVDLIACELDERGRAPGDDALVFYNQPVSGDGVVRLAAGGRIEFDTAVLPEAVHSVAVGVAIDPPETLGALAGLRATVAGTGPEQPETFHLAAELGDERRPAPAGLPARRRVEGAQRGGGLAGGSRGADRRLRSRGRIPEFVTYSVHP from the coding sequence ATGCAGCGGACGGGCGGCACGGTCGTCGGCGGCCGCTACCAGCTGACCTCCCGCATCGCCGGCGGCGGCATGGGCGAGGTATGGCGCGCCACCGACCGGGTGCTGGAGCGGCCCGTGGCGGTGAAGCTGCTGCGGGCGACGCTGACCGACGACCCGGCGTTCCTTGCGCGCTTCCGGGTCGAGGCACGCAACGCCGCCAAGCTCAGTCACGGCAACATCGCGCAGGTCCACGACTACGGGGAGGACGGCGGCACCGCGTTCCTGGTGCTGGAGCTGGTCGACGGCCGGCCGCTGTCACAGCTCATCGCGGCTGAGGCCCCACTCGCCGAGGCCGACGCGGTGCACCTGCTGGTGCAGGCGGCGACCGCGCTGCACGCGGCGCACGCCAAGGGCATCGTGCATCGCGACGTGAAGCCGGCCAACATCGTGGTGGACGACGAATCCACCGCCAAACTCACCGATTTCGGCATTGCCCGGGCACTGGACGCCTCCTCGATGACCCGCGCCGGCGAGGTGATGGGCACCCCGCAATACCTCGCACCGGAGGCGGCGACCGGCAAGGAGGCGACCGCGCAGTCGGACGTCTACTCACTCGGCGTCGTCGCCTACGAACTGCTCGTCGGACGGCTGCCCTACTCCTCCGACACCGCGGTCGGTTTCGCACTCGCGCACGTCAACGAGCCGGTGCCGGCGCTGCCGCCCACGGTGCACCCGGCGCTGCGCGAGGTCGTGCAGGCGGCGATGTCCAAGCACCCGGACGAGCGGCCGCGCGGCGGCAGTGACTTCGCCCGGCGGCTGCAGGAGTCGCTCGCCGCGACCCCGGTCTCGAACGTCGGGCCGGTGCGAGTGGCGCACCTGCCGCCGGTCGGCCGGTCCGCGGAGACGACCAGCGTTGTGGCCGGCGCACCCGGCGTGACCGGCGTGGACGAGGCAGACGAGGCGGTTGAGGCGGGCGGCGTGACCGGCGAGGGCGCCGCGGACGGCGCCCCGGACGACAGGTCCGGCGGCCTCCCGGCGTCCACCGACACCCCGCAGCCGGCCCGGACGCTCGCCCGCGGCCAGAACTCCGTGCTGTCTACCCACCGGCTGACCGTGCAGGTCGAGGCGGCCGGCGACCCCCGGGTCGACCTGATCGCCTGCGAGCTCGACGAGCGCGGGCGCGCACCCGGCGACGACGCCCTGGTCTTCTACAACCAGCCCGTCTCCGGTGACGGCGTCGTGCGCCTCGCCGCGGGCGGCCGGATCGAGTTCGACACCGCGGTGCTCCCGGAGGCGGTGCACTCGGTCGCGGTCGGCGTCGCCATCGACCCGCCGGAGACGCTCGGCGCACTCGCGGGCCTGCGGGCGACCGTCGCCGGCACGGGCCCCGAGCAGCCCGAGACCTTCCACCTAGCGGCCGAGCTCGGCGACGAGCGCCGCCCTGCTCCTGCAGGTCTACCGGCGCGGCGACGGGTGGAAGGTGCGCAACGTGGCGGCGGGCTGGCAGGCGGGTCTCGCGGCGCTGATCGGCGCCTTCGGTCTCGAGGTCGAATCCCCGAGTTCGTGACGTACTCTGTGCACCCGTGA
- a CDS encoding heavy metal translocating P-type ATPase has protein sequence MDTIETRPESRETLLDVTGMTCASCAARVEKKLRKLDGVDASVNFATERATVAHPDAVSTDDLLQAVRAAGYDASVHRPATAPAADDAGGAATTDETAPLRQRVLTSWLLAAPVIVLAMVPAWQFRNWQWLSLVLAAPVVVWGGWPFHKAAWTNLRHRATTMDTLVSLGTLAAFGWSLYALFVGDAGMPGMRHDFSLTTAPGEGSSTIYLEAAAGVTAFLLTGRYLEARSKRTAGAALRALLELGAKDVAVLRDGRETRIPVQDVAVGDLFVVRPGEKIAADGEVEQGTSAVDNSAMTGESVPAEVQPGSPVTGGAVNAGGRLVIRATRVGADTALAQLGRLVEQAQAGKAQVQRLADRVSAVFVPVVLGLAALTFAGWLVLGGSTVTAFTAAVAVLVIACPCALGLATPTALLVGSGRGAQLGLLIKGPEVLENTRTVDTVLLDKTGTVTTGRMGVADVIPAAGESRDQVLALAGALEHASAHPIAQAIATAAEEAGPLAPVESFEDAAGLGVSGVVDGHAVVVGRPKLLQDWGIHLPDTLLRQMYDAERAGATVVAVGWDGAARGLVAVEDRIKPTSAEAVRRLRSLGLRPVLLTGDNETVARAVADRVGIDEVIAGVLPADKAAVVRRLQEQGRVVAMVGDGVNDAAALAQADLGIAMGTGTDVAIEASDLTIVRGDLVGAADAIRLSRSTLRTIKSNLVWAFGYNVAAIPLAMSGRLGPMAAGFAMALSSVFVVLNSLRLRRFAPTR, from the coding sequence ATGGACACAATCGAAACCCGCCCGGAGAGCCGCGAGACCCTGCTGGACGTCACGGGCATGACCTGCGCGTCCTGCGCAGCGCGCGTCGAGAAGAAGCTGCGCAAGCTCGACGGCGTCGACGCCAGCGTCAACTTCGCGACCGAGCGCGCCACCGTCGCACACCCCGACGCCGTCTCGACCGACGACCTGCTCCAGGCCGTCCGCGCCGCCGGGTATGACGCGAGCGTCCACCGCCCCGCGACCGCGCCGGCGGCGGACGACGCCGGCGGTGCGGCCACGACGGACGAGACCGCGCCACTGCGGCAGCGGGTGCTGACCAGCTGGCTGCTCGCCGCGCCGGTGATCGTGCTGGCGATGGTGCCCGCCTGGCAGTTCCGCAATTGGCAGTGGCTGTCGCTCGTGCTCGCCGCTCCCGTCGTCGTCTGGGGCGGCTGGCCCTTCCACAAGGCCGCGTGGACCAACCTGCGGCACCGGGCGACGACGATGGACACGCTCGTCAGTCTCGGCACGCTCGCCGCGTTCGGCTGGTCGCTCTACGCCCTCTTCGTCGGCGACGCCGGCATGCCCGGGATGCGGCACGACTTCTCGCTGACCACCGCGCCGGGCGAGGGCTCCAGCACGATCTACCTCGAGGCCGCCGCCGGCGTCACCGCCTTCCTGCTGACCGGCCGCTACCTGGAGGCCCGGTCCAAGCGCACCGCCGGGGCCGCGCTGCGCGCGCTGCTCGAGCTCGGCGCCAAGGACGTCGCGGTCCTGCGCGACGGTCGTGAGACGCGAATCCCGGTGCAGGACGTGGCAGTCGGCGACCTTTTCGTCGTGCGGCCCGGCGAGAAGATCGCGGCCGACGGCGAGGTCGAGCAGGGCACTTCGGCGGTCGACAACTCCGCGATGACCGGCGAGTCGGTGCCCGCGGAGGTGCAGCCCGGGTCGCCGGTCACCGGCGGCGCGGTCAACGCGGGCGGGCGCCTCGTCATACGGGCCACGCGGGTCGGGGCCGACACCGCGCTCGCCCAGCTCGGCCGGCTGGTCGAGCAGGCGCAGGCCGGCAAGGCGCAGGTGCAGCGGCTCGCCGACCGGGTGTCGGCGGTCTTCGTGCCCGTCGTGCTCGGGCTCGCCGCGCTCACCTTCGCCGGCTGGCTGGTGCTCGGCGGGTCGACCGTCACCGCGTTCACCGCCGCGGTCGCGGTGCTGGTGATCGCCTGCCCGTGCGCGCTCGGTCTCGCGACCCCGACGGCCTTGCTGGTCGGCAGCGGTCGGGGCGCGCAGCTCGGCCTGCTGATCAAGGGCCCGGAGGTGCTCGAGAACACCCGCACCGTCGACACCGTCCTGCTCGACAAGACCGGCACCGTCACGACCGGCCGCATGGGCGTGGCCGACGTCATACCCGCTGCCGGGGAGAGTCGCGACCAGGTGCTGGCGCTCGCCGGTGCGCTGGAGCACGCGTCGGCCCACCCGATCGCGCAGGCGATCGCCACCGCGGCCGAGGAGGCCGGCCCGCTCGCTCCGGTCGAGTCGTTCGAGGACGCCGCCGGTCTCGGCGTCAGTGGGGTCGTCGACGGGCACGCGGTCGTCGTCGGTCGCCCGAAACTGTTGCAGGACTGGGGGATTCACCTGCCCGACACCCTCCTTCGTCAGATGTATGACGCAGAGCGTGCGGGCGCGACGGTCGTCGCGGTCGGCTGGGACGGAGCCGCTCGCGGGCTGGTCGCGGTCGAGGACCGCATCAAGCCGACCTCGGCCGAGGCGGTCCGCAGGCTGCGGTCACTCGGGCTGCGACCGGTGCTGCTGACCGGTGACAACGAGACCGTCGCCCGGGCGGTCGCGGACCGGGTCGGCATCGACGAGGTGATCGCCGGCGTGCTGCCCGCCGACAAGGCGGCGGTGGTGCGGCGACTGCAGGAGCAGGGCCGGGTCGTGGCGATGGTCGGTGACGGCGTCAACGACGCGGCCGCGCTGGCGCAGGCCGACCTCGGCATCGCGATGGGCACCGGCACGGATGTCGCCATCGAGGCGAGCGACCTGACCATCGTGCGCGGTGACCTCGTCGGTGCGGCCGACGCGATCCGGTTGTCCCGCAGCACCTTGCGGACGATCAAGTCCAACCTGGTGTGGGCGTTCGGCTACAACGTCGCCGCGATCCCGCTGGCGATGAGTGGGCGGCTCGGGCCGATGGCGGCCGGCTTCGCGATGGCGTTGTCGTCGGTGTTCGTGGTGCTCAACTCGTTGCGGTTGCGGCGTTTTGCGCCGACGCGGTGA
- a CDS encoding glucose PTS transporter subunit EIIB, whose translation MSQAEQILSALGGADNIADVQACVTRVRAEVGDPAKVDDLALTEAGAISVITQGQVVHVVVGADADALADDIEDLM comes from the coding sequence ATGTCCCAGGCCGAGCAGATCCTGTCCGCCCTCGGCGGAGCCGACAACATCGCCGACGTGCAGGCGTGCGTCACCCGTGTCCGCGCCGAGGTCGGGGACCCCGCCAAGGTCGACGACCTGGCGCTCACCGAGGCCGGCGCGATCAGCGTGATCACCCAGGGCCAGGTCGTGCACGTCGTCGTCGGCGCGGACGCCGATGCGCTCGCCGACGACATCGAAGACCTCATGTGA